A portion of the Longimicrobium sp. genome contains these proteins:
- a CDS encoding GntR family transcriptional regulator → MFHYDPSDPTPADVQLVRTIRSAIGAGLLDPEQPLPTVRQLAVELKVGANAVARAYAELVRQGVLATRPGVGHVVKASPGEIRGEELLAELAALEDTFLREASALGFSLDDVIIHLDSRRRSESSDAA, encoded by the coding sequence ATGTTCCACTACGATCCGTCAGACCCCACGCCGGCCGACGTGCAGCTGGTGCGCACGATCCGCTCCGCCATCGGCGCGGGGCTGCTGGACCCGGAGCAGCCGCTGCCCACGGTGCGGCAGCTGGCCGTGGAGCTGAAGGTAGGCGCCAACGCCGTCGCGCGCGCCTACGCCGAGCTGGTGCGGCAGGGGGTGCTTGCAACCCGCCCTGGGGTGGGGCACGTAGTGAAGGCGTCGCCCGGCGAGATCCGCGGCGAGGAGCTGCTGGCCGAGCTGGCCGCGCTCGAGGACACCTTCCTGCGCGAGGCAAGCGCGCTGGGATTCTCGCTGGACGACGTGATCATTCACCTGGACAGCCGACGAAGGAGCGAATCCTCCGATGCCGCCTAG
- a CDS encoding slipin family protein: MPPRTDLVPGTTNLPALPTQRSSGGGLNFLATLGLLIPTAMGAAATVVAHSPIGIIAGAAVGLFASMAPKIGRQWERAVVLRMGRYVGLRGPGVFTIVPFVDNIAAWIDQRTITTSFSAEQTLTADTVPVNVDAVLFWTVHDPEKAALEVQDYVQAVSWAAQTALRDIIGRTSLTELLRGRERIEAELQALIDQRSTPWGVTVHSVEMRDVVIPAALQDAMSREAQAAREKQARIILGQAEVEIAHLFAEASKSYEENPTALQLRQMNILYEGLKQKGGMMVIPSSIVDSMGASGVLATAALAKRQEDEEARPPALPPGTDPFSGQG, from the coding sequence ATGCCGCCTAGAACCGACCTGGTCCCCGGCACCACCAACCTTCCCGCCCTTCCCACCCAGCGCTCGTCGGGCGGAGGGCTGAACTTCCTGGCCACGCTGGGGCTGCTGATCCCCACCGCCATGGGCGCGGCCGCCACGGTGGTGGCGCACAGCCCCATCGGCATCATCGCCGGCGCGGCGGTGGGGCTGTTCGCCAGCATGGCGCCCAAGATCGGCCGGCAGTGGGAGCGCGCCGTGGTGCTGCGGATGGGGCGCTACGTGGGGCTGCGCGGCCCCGGCGTGTTCACCATCGTGCCGTTCGTGGACAACATCGCCGCGTGGATCGACCAGCGCACCATCACCACCAGCTTCAGCGCCGAGCAGACGCTGACGGCCGACACGGTGCCCGTGAACGTGGACGCGGTGCTGTTCTGGACCGTGCACGACCCCGAGAAGGCGGCGCTCGAGGTGCAGGACTACGTGCAGGCGGTGAGCTGGGCGGCGCAGACGGCGCTGCGCGACATCATCGGCCGCACCAGCCTGACCGAGCTGCTGCGCGGCCGCGAGCGCATCGAGGCCGAGCTGCAGGCGCTGATCGACCAGCGCTCCACGCCGTGGGGGGTGACGGTGCACAGCGTGGAGATGCGCGACGTGGTGATCCCCGCCGCGCTGCAGGACGCCATGAGCCGCGAGGCGCAGGCCGCGCGCGAGAAGCAGGCGCGCATCATCCTGGGCCAGGCCGAGGTGGAGATCGCGCACCTGTTCGCCGAGGCCTCGAAGTCGTACGAGGAGAACCCCACCGCGCTGCAGCTGCGGCAGATGAACATCCTCTACGAGGGGCTGAAGCAGAAGGGCGGGATGATGGTGATCCCCAGCAGCATCGTGGACTCGATGGGCGCTAGCGGCGTGCTGGCCACCGCCGCGCTGGCCAAGCGGCAGGAGGACGAGGAGGCCAGGCCGCCCGCCCTCCCGCCCGGCACCGACCCGTTCAGCGGGCAAGGGTGA
- the argH gene encoding argininosuccinate lyase: MTDAALQLETGPEASTARLWGGRFSAEPSVEMDRLNRSLPVDHRLWREDVAGSQAWAEAIFDAGVISHDEWLALNAGLDRVGARLEQWTEAEWAGAPDEDIHSLVERLLYEEAGDVAGKLHTGRSRNDQVATDSRLWACAAVSRLDTLLRDVQRALLEQAEAHRDTVMPSYTHLQRAQPVSAAHWLLSHAWPLARDRERLAQARERVAVLPLGSGAIAGCPFPVDRVLLKETLGFHSVSPNSMDAVADRDWTAELLFVAAMVGVHLSRLAEDLVLFSSAEWGFVKMSDRFSTGSSLMPQKRNPDAMELARGKAGRLIGGLTGILATLKGLPSGYNKDLQEDKAALFDAFDTLESLLPAVAGSVRTMEIDAGRCRDAVDAGMLATDLADFLVKRGVPFREAHGIVGRLVRAAEELGCGLDELDARFFTHLSPEFEGADFHALFSAEEALSARAGIGGTAPEAVAEQITGLRAVL, translated from the coding sequence ATGACCGATGCCGCGCTCCAGCTCGAGACGGGCCCCGAGGCTTCGACCGCGCGCCTGTGGGGCGGCCGCTTCTCCGCCGAGCCGTCGGTGGAGATGGATCGGCTGAACCGCTCGCTTCCGGTGGACCACCGCCTCTGGCGCGAGGACGTGGCCGGGAGCCAGGCGTGGGCCGAGGCCATCTTCGACGCCGGCGTCATCTCGCACGACGAGTGGCTGGCGCTGAACGCCGGGCTCGACCGCGTGGGCGCGCGGCTGGAGCAGTGGACCGAGGCGGAGTGGGCCGGCGCGCCCGACGAGGACATCCACTCCCTCGTCGAGCGCCTGCTGTACGAGGAGGCGGGCGACGTCGCGGGAAAGCTCCATACGGGTCGCTCGCGCAACGACCAGGTGGCCACGGATTCGCGCCTCTGGGCGTGCGCCGCCGTCTCGCGGCTCGACACGCTCCTGCGCGACGTGCAGCGCGCGTTGCTGGAGCAGGCCGAGGCGCACCGCGACACGGTGATGCCCAGCTACACCCATCTCCAGCGCGCGCAGCCGGTCTCCGCCGCGCACTGGCTCCTTTCGCACGCATGGCCCCTCGCGCGCGACCGCGAGCGGCTGGCGCAGGCACGCGAGCGGGTGGCCGTGCTCCCGCTGGGCTCGGGGGCGATCGCCGGGTGCCCGTTCCCGGTCGACCGCGTGCTGCTGAAGGAGACGCTGGGCTTCCATTCCGTCTCCCCCAACTCGATGGACGCGGTGGCGGATCGGGACTGGACGGCCGAGCTCCTGTTCGTAGCGGCGATGGTGGGGGTGCACCTCTCACGGCTGGCGGAGGACCTGGTCCTCTTCTCCAGCGCCGAGTGGGGGTTCGTGAAGATGTCGGACCGCTTCAGCACCGGCTCGTCGCTGATGCCGCAGAAGCGCAATCCCGACGCGATGGAGCTGGCGCGCGGCAAGGCCGGCCGGCTGATCGGCGGGCTGACGGGGATCCTGGCGACGCTGAAGGGGCTGCCGTCGGGCTACAACAAGGACCTGCAGGAAGACAAGGCGGCGCTCTTCGACGCCTTCGACACCCTGGAGTCGCTCCTTCCCGCAGTCGCCGGCAGCGTGCGGACGATGGAGATCGACGCCGGGCGCTGCCGCGATGCCGTCGACGCCGGCATGCTGGCCACGGATCTCGCCGACTTCCTGGTGAAGCGCGGCGTCCCCTTCCGCGAGGCGCACGGCATCGTCGGCCGCCTGGTCCGCGCGGCCGAGGAGCTGGGGTGCGGGCTCGACGAGCTGGATGCGCGCTTCTTCACGCACCTGTCGCCGGAGTTCGAGGGCGCGGACTTCCACGCGCTCTTCTCGGCCGAGGAGGCGCTGTCCGCCCGCGCCGGCATCGGCGGCACCGCGCCCGAGGCCGTCGCCGAGCAGATCACCGGGCTTCGCGCGGTGCTGTAG
- a CDS encoding pinensin family lanthipeptide, which yields MKKLTLDALAVTSFATTAAGPGMRGTVNGREAAAATLSNCPASWNGTCYITCGNTCPCTTDPRCP from the coding sequence ATGAAGAAGCTCACCCTCGATGCGCTGGCCGTGACCAGCTTCGCGACCACGGCCGCGGGACCCGGCATGCGCGGGACCGTGAACGGCCGGGAAGCCGCAGCGGCCACGCTGAGCAACTGTCCCGCGAGTTGGAACGGCACCTGTTACATCACCTGCGGGAACACCTGCCCGTGCACGACCGATCCTCGCTGCCCCTAA
- a CDS encoding argininosuccinate synthase — MNNNPIVLAYSGGLDTSIIVPWLKENYGAEVVCVAADVGQGDELAGLEAKALASGAKACYVEDLREAFLTEFVWPTLRAGAIYGRKYLLGTSMARPIIARRQVEVARLIGSSILAHGCTGKGNDQVRFELTYASLAPEMKVIAPWREWDIRSREDALDYAAAHNVPVAATKEKIYSRDRNIWHVSHEGGPLEDPAYEPTEDLFLLTKAPWDAPARPEYVTITFEHGFPVAVDGEALSPVALLERLNEIGGLHGVGRVDLVEDRMVGMKSRGIYETPGGSLLYQAHSELEQLVMDRRTLALKDAIAPRYADLVYEGRWWTTERQAMDALVDVTQQRVTGDVRLKLYRGTSSIAGRTSPFSLYDERFVTFGEDDVYDQADAAGFIRLFALPMRVGALKEQERTPALVTDLAAD, encoded by the coding sequence ATGAACAACAACCCCATCGTCCTGGCCTACTCGGGCGGGCTCGACACCTCGATCATCGTCCCCTGGCTGAAGGAGAACTACGGCGCCGAGGTCGTCTGCGTCGCCGCCGACGTGGGGCAGGGCGACGAGCTGGCCGGGCTCGAGGCGAAGGCCCTCGCCAGCGGCGCGAAGGCCTGCTACGTCGAGGACCTGCGCGAGGCCTTCCTCACCGAGTTCGTGTGGCCCACGCTGCGCGCCGGGGCCATCTACGGGCGCAAGTACCTGCTGGGCACCTCGATGGCGCGGCCGATCATCGCCCGCCGCCAGGTCGAGGTCGCCAGGCTGATCGGCTCCTCCATCCTCGCGCACGGCTGCACGGGGAAGGGGAACGACCAGGTGCGCTTCGAGCTCACCTACGCCTCGCTGGCGCCGGAGATGAAGGTCATCGCCCCCTGGCGCGAGTGGGACATCCGCTCCCGCGAGGACGCGCTCGACTACGCGGCGGCGCATAACGTTCCCGTCGCGGCCACGAAGGAGAAGATCTACTCGCGCGACCGCAACATCTGGCACGTGTCGCACGAGGGCGGGCCGCTGGAGGATCCGGCCTACGAGCCGACCGAGGACCTCTTCCTCCTCACCAAGGCGCCGTGGGACGCGCCGGCCCGGCCGGAGTACGTCACCATCACCTTCGAGCACGGCTTCCCGGTCGCGGTGGACGGCGAGGCGCTGTCCCCGGTGGCGCTGCTGGAGCGGCTGAACGAGATCGGCGGGCTGCACGGCGTCGGCCGCGTGGACCTGGTGGAGGACCGCATGGTGGGGATGAAGTCGCGCGGGATCTACGAGACGCCCGGCGGCTCCCTCCTCTACCAGGCGCACAGCGAGCTCGAGCAGCTGGTGATGGACCGCCGCACGCTGGCGCTGAAGGACGCCATCGCGCCGCGCTACGCCGATCTCGTCTACGAAGGGCGCTGGTGGACCACGGAGCGGCAGGCGATGGACGCGCTGGTCGACGTCACCCAGCAGCGCGTGACCGGCGACGTGCGGCTGAAGCTGTACCGCGGCACCTCCAGCATCGCCGGGCGGACCAGCCCCTTCTCGCTTTACGACGAGCGCTTCGTCACCTTCGGCGAGGACGACGTCTACGACCAGGCCGATGCGGCGGGCTTCATCCGCCTCTTCGCCCTGCCGATGCGGGTCGGCGCGCTGAAGGAGCAGGAGCGCACCCCCGCGCTGGTCACCGACCTGGCGGCGGACTGA
- a CDS encoding N-acetyltransferase has product MLLDIHADVGSAAAVLDAIGVKKPRAGEVVVRPARVADMLQVEPLINGFAKRELMLPKTIEQLSRNFREFVVAEKDGRILGCAALRVYTPQLAELGSLAVSEAAQGLGLGAKLVAAVEDQAELHGIGTVFALTLQDVFFHKQGYRTVPKEMFPQKVWTDCRACPKLHACDEIAVVKEL; this is encoded by the coding sequence ATGCTGCTCGACATTCACGCGGACGTGGGGTCCGCCGCCGCCGTCCTCGATGCCATCGGGGTGAAGAAGCCCCGCGCGGGCGAGGTCGTGGTGCGCCCGGCGCGGGTGGCCGACATGCTCCAGGTCGAGCCGCTGATCAACGGCTTCGCCAAGCGCGAGCTGATGCTGCCCAAGACCATCGAGCAGCTGAGCCGCAACTTCCGCGAGTTCGTGGTCGCCGAGAAGGACGGCCGCATCCTCGGCTGCGCCGCGCTGCGCGTGTACACGCCGCAGCTGGCCGAGCTGGGCTCGCTGGCCGTCTCCGAGGCGGCGCAGGGGCTGGGCCTCGGGGCGAAGCTCGTCGCCGCCGTCGAGGACCAGGCGGAGCTGCACGGGATCGGGACGGTGTTCGCGCTGACGCTGCAGGACGTCTTCTTCCACAAGCAGGGCTACCGCACGGTGCCCAAGGAGATGTTCCCGCAGAAGGTGTGGACCGACTGCCGCGCGTGCCCCAAGCTGCACGCGTGCGACGAGATCGCGGTGGTGAAGGAGCTGTAG
- a CDS encoding acetylornithine/succinylornithine family transaminase, with product MTTATLDATGALLEVYKRSGPVFTAGEGCRLIAEDGTRYLDFTAGIAVNALGYGSSVIADAIREALDAGLIHTSNLFHTRPAAELAEWLVERSFADRAFFCNSGAEANEGAIKFARRWARETGGENKTEIVAFLGGFHGRTMGALAATDRPAYQAPFKPLMPGVRFGVVGDVKEAERLIRPERTAAVIIEPLQAEGGVLPVPPAFLKALRYLCDEAGALLIFDEVQVGLGRTGTLWAHEQAGVTPDLMTVAKPLAGGLPMGAVLLTERVAETIQPGDHATTFGGGPLVASAALATVRTIGEPAFLDEVRQKGHYLANLLQSLVVRRSGKVKAVRGTGLIWGIEIDGSAGEVVSRAMEAGLLLCSAGPNVVRIVPPLVIGEAELAEGIEILDEVL from the coding sequence ATGACGACTGCCACGTTGGACGCCACCGGCGCGCTGCTCGAGGTCTACAAGCGCTCGGGCCCGGTCTTCACCGCCGGCGAGGGGTGCCGGCTGATCGCCGAGGACGGCACGCGCTACCTGGACTTCACCGCGGGGATCGCGGTGAACGCGCTGGGCTACGGCTCGTCGGTGATCGCCGACGCCATCCGCGAGGCGCTGGACGCGGGGCTGATCCACACCTCGAACCTCTTCCACACCCGCCCGGCCGCCGAGCTGGCCGAGTGGCTGGTGGAGCGCTCCTTCGCCGACCGCGCCTTCTTCTGCAACTCGGGCGCGGAGGCCAATGAGGGCGCCATCAAGTTCGCCCGGCGCTGGGCGCGCGAGACCGGCGGCGAGAACAAGACCGAGATCGTGGCCTTCCTCGGCGGCTTCCACGGGCGGACCATGGGGGCGCTGGCCGCGACCGACCGTCCCGCCTACCAGGCGCCCTTCAAGCCGCTGATGCCGGGCGTTCGCTTCGGCGTGGTGGGCGACGTGAAGGAAGCCGAGCGGCTGATCCGCCCCGAGCGGACCGCGGCGGTGATCATCGAGCCGCTGCAGGCCGAGGGCGGCGTGCTCCCCGTCCCCCCCGCCTTCCTCAAGGCGCTGCGCTACCTCTGCGACGAGGCCGGCGCGCTGCTGATCTTCGACGAGGTGCAGGTGGGCCTGGGCCGCACGGGAACGCTCTGGGCGCACGAGCAGGCCGGGGTCACGCCGGACCTGATGACGGTGGCCAAGCCGCTGGCCGGCGGGCTGCCGATGGGCGCGGTGCTGCTGACGGAGCGTGTCGCGGAGACGATCCAGCCGGGCGACCACGCCACGACCTTCGGCGGCGGTCCGCTCGTCGCCAGCGCCGCGCTGGCCACGGTGCGGACGATCGGCGAGCCGGCGTTCCTCGACGAGGTGCGGCAGAAGGGGCACTACCTGGCCAACCTGCTGCAGTCGCTGGTCGTGCGTCGGTCCGGGAAGGTGAAGGCGGTGCGGGGGACGGGGCTGATCTGGGGAATCGAGATCGACGGGTCCGCGGGCGAGGTGGTCTCGCGGGCGATGGAGGCCGGGCTGCTGCTCTGCTCGGCCGGGCCGAACGTGGTGCGCATCGTTCCCCCGCTGGTCATCGGCGAGGCCGAGCTGGCGGAAGGTATCGAGATCCTGGACGAGGTCCTCTGA
- the argB gene encoding acetylglutamate kinase — MKPSVTVVKVGGNEVDDPCWVVRLSRAIADRGGHVVVVHGGGKEVSTLQRALGAEPEWKDGLRVTSPEAMKAVSMVLSGVVNKRLVSALVSAGAEAVGISGEDGGLLRAKVARGGALGRIGEVEQVRVELLRAWLRQGLTPVVSPVSRGPGGEPLNVNADDAAAAVAAALGAEELLFVSNVPGVLAGSATLEAVAGDEVEAMIADGTAQGGMAPKLRAAARAASEVGTVRIGGLEMLKNHAAGTRIGAHRAGEG; from the coding sequence GTGAAGCCGAGCGTGACCGTGGTGAAGGTGGGCGGCAACGAGGTGGACGATCCCTGCTGGGTGGTGCGCCTCTCCCGCGCGATCGCGGACCGCGGCGGCCACGTGGTGGTGGTGCACGGCGGGGGGAAGGAAGTGTCCACCCTGCAGCGCGCCCTGGGCGCCGAGCCCGAGTGGAAGGACGGGCTGCGCGTCACCAGCCCCGAGGCGATGAAGGCCGTCTCCATGGTCCTCAGCGGGGTGGTGAACAAGCGGCTGGTGTCGGCGCTCGTTTCCGCGGGCGCCGAGGCGGTGGGGATCAGCGGCGAGGACGGCGGGCTGCTGCGCGCGAAGGTCGCCCGCGGCGGCGCGCTGGGGCGGATCGGCGAGGTGGAGCAGGTGCGCGTGGAGCTGCTGCGCGCCTGGCTCCGCCAGGGGCTCACCCCCGTCGTCTCGCCCGTCTCTCGCGGCCCCGGCGGCGAGCCGCTGAACGTCAACGCCGACGATGCCGCGGCCGCCGTGGCCGCGGCGCTGGGCGCGGAGGAGCTGCTCTTCGTCTCCAACGTCCCGGGTGTGCTGGCGGGGAGCGCGACGCTGGAGGCGGTCGCGGGAGACGAGGTCGAGGCGATGATCGCCGACGGCACCGCGCAGGGGGGGATGGCGCCCAAGCTCCGCGCCGCCGCCCGCGCCGCGTCCGAGGTGGGAACGGTGCGGATCGGTGGGCTGGAGATGCTGAAGAACCACGCCGCGGGCACGCGCATCGGCGCGCACCGCGCAGGAGAGGGGTGA
- the argC gene encoding N-acetyl-gamma-glutamyl-phosphate reductase: MLGASGYAGREAIRLLAKHGQAEIALASSESEAGANLSRLVRGAPDLALTRIADADLSACDAVLCCLPHGEASKWVQAGLEAGAKVVDLSNDLRVVTDATPAWAREAVYGLPELHRGCIAGAYVVANPGCYPTAAILALAPLLRRGLVAGPVIVDAASGVSGAGRSPKRHLMLAELAEDFSAYGVGNVHRHLAEMRDQAVRLSAGPAPELVFTPHLLPVKRGILETIYVPLTRELDEPLRPWLDDYAGEPFVEVMTERLPALADVVGTNLVSIGVQPVAGMSQPMLIVVAAIDNLVKGAAGQAVQNLNLMFGFEETEGLR, from the coding sequence GTGCTGGGCGCTTCGGGATACGCGGGCCGGGAAGCCATCCGGCTCCTGGCGAAGCACGGACAGGCGGAGATCGCCCTCGCAAGCTCGGAAAGCGAAGCGGGGGCGAACCTGTCTCGGCTGGTGCGCGGCGCGCCCGACCTGGCGCTGACGCGCATCGCGGACGCCGACCTCTCCGCCTGCGACGCGGTCCTCTGCTGCCTCCCGCACGGCGAGGCGAGCAAGTGGGTGCAGGCCGGGCTGGAGGCGGGCGCGAAGGTGGTCGACCTCTCCAACGACCTGCGCGTGGTGACGGACGCGACGCCCGCGTGGGCGCGCGAGGCGGTGTACGGGCTGCCCGAGCTGCACCGCGGCTGCATCGCCGGGGCCTACGTCGTCGCCAACCCGGGGTGCTATCCCACCGCGGCCATCCTCGCGCTGGCGCCGCTCCTTCGCCGCGGCCTGGTGGCCGGGCCGGTGATCGTCGACGCGGCGTCGGGGGTGAGCGGCGCGGGGCGGTCGCCCAAGCGGCACCTGATGCTGGCGGAGCTGGCGGAGGACTTCAGCGCCTACGGCGTGGGGAACGTCCACCGCCACCTCGCGGAGATGCGCGACCAGGCGGTGCGGCTCAGCGCCGGCCCCGCGCCCGAGCTGGTGTTCACGCCGCACCTGCTGCCGGTGAAGCGGGGGATCCTGGAGACGATCTACGTCCCCCTGACGCGCGAGCTGGACGAGCCGCTTCGCCCCTGGCTGGATGATTATGCGGGCGAGCCGTTCGTGGAGGTGATGACGGAGCGCCTCCCCGCGCTGGCCGACGTGGTGGGGACCAACCTGGTCTCCATCGGCGTGCAGCCGGTGGCGGGGATGAGCCAGCCGATGCTGATCGTCGTCGCGGCGATCGACAACCTGGTGAAGGGCGCCGCCGGGCAGGCCGTGCAGAACCTGAACCTGATGTTCGGCTTCGAGGAAACCGAGGGGCTGCGGTGA
- a CDS encoding cysteine synthase family protein has translation MDILSAIGNTSLVRLRNVVPAGCAEVYVKVEWENPTGSMKDRMAQAVIERAEADGRLRPGGTVVEYTGGSTGTSLALVCAAKGYCIHIVTSDAFSQEKRDHMAALGAELTLVPSEGGLTTKKLILDMIETARRLAAEPNTFWTDQLNNHDSIAGYFPLGEEIWTQTGGRIDAFVHSVGTAASSRGVATVLKRHKPGVRIVIVEPGESAVLSGGEPGPHKIEGVGIGYTPPLWEPSLVDEIIPVGTEEAKEMTRRLAREEALFAGTSSGANVIASIRVAERLGPGKTVVTLMCDSGLKYLSTDVYKRP, from the coding sequence ATGGACATCCTGTCGGCGATCGGGAACACGTCGCTGGTGCGGCTGCGGAACGTCGTGCCGGCCGGCTGCGCGGAGGTCTACGTGAAGGTGGAGTGGGAGAACCCTACCGGCAGCATGAAGGACCGCATGGCGCAGGCGGTGATCGAGCGCGCGGAAGCCGACGGGCGGCTGCGGCCCGGCGGCACCGTGGTCGAGTATACCGGCGGCAGCACCGGCACCTCGCTGGCGCTGGTCTGCGCGGCGAAGGGGTACTGCATCCACATCGTCACCTCCGACGCGTTCAGCCAGGAGAAGCGCGACCACATGGCCGCGCTGGGCGCCGAGCTCACGCTGGTGCCGAGCGAGGGCGGGCTGACCACGAAGAAGCTGATCCTCGACATGATCGAGACGGCGCGCAGGCTGGCCGCCGAGCCGAACACCTTCTGGACCGACCAACTCAACAACCACGACAGCATCGCCGGCTACTTCCCGCTGGGCGAGGAGATCTGGACGCAGACCGGCGGCCGCATCGACGCGTTCGTGCACAGCGTGGGCACCGCCGCTTCGTCGCGCGGCGTGGCGACGGTGCTGAAGCGCCACAAGCCGGGCGTCCGGATCGTGATCGTGGAGCCCGGGGAGTCGGCGGTGCTCTCCGGCGGCGAGCCGGGGCCGCACAAGATCGAGGGGGTGGGGATCGGCTACACGCCGCCGCTCTGGGAGCCGTCGCTGGTGGACGAGATCATCCCCGTCGGCACCGAGGAGGCGAAGGAGATGACGCGGCGGCTGGCGCGCGAGGAGGCGCTGTTCGCCGGCACCTCGTCCGGCGCCAACGTCATCGCCTCCATCCGCGTGGCCGAGCGGCTGGGGCCGGGGAAGACGGTGGTGACGCTGATGTGCGACTCCGGCCTGAAGTACCTCAGCACCGACGTCTACAAGCGTCCGTAG
- a CDS encoding PQQ-dependent sugar dehydrogenase translates to MTRTAALPLALALLAACGDRPAVREATANPPSQPPAAANEIAAKPASSPGAAAQAQCAPDNGGLTLPRGFCAAVFADVEGGPRHIAVAPNSDVYVALGGRSSGGGVLALRDANGDGRADQQERFGADGGTGVAVSGGWLYFAPNDRVVRWRLAPGRLAPAGEPQTLVSGLPVGGHTAKNVALDGRGGLFVNLGSLTNACQQADRERGSPGKDPCLETDSRAGIWRFDANRPNQRQGDGVHWARGIRNAMGLAFAPGGQLYATQHGRDQLHDNWPALYDDRKSAENPAEEFFSVNRGDDFGWPYCFYDVDQRKLVLAPEYGGRGTEVGRCARAKAPLVAFPGHWAPESLVFYTGTQFPARYRGGAFVAFHGSWNRAPLPQAGYRVAFVPMSGGRAGAYETFADATPAGGARPAHRPMGLAVAPDGSLYVTDDTGGRIWRIFYRGR, encoded by the coding sequence ATGACCCGAACAGCAGCCCTTCCGCTCGCGCTGGCGCTCCTGGCAGCCTGCGGCGACCGCCCCGCCGTCCGCGAGGCCACCGCAAATCCCCCGTCTCAGCCCCCCGCCGCGGCGAACGAGATCGCGGCGAAGCCCGCGTCGTCCCCCGGCGCCGCCGCGCAGGCGCAGTGCGCGCCGGACAACGGCGGGCTGACGCTGCCACGGGGCTTCTGCGCCGCCGTGTTCGCCGACGTGGAGGGCGGCCCCCGCCACATCGCCGTCGCCCCCAACAGCGACGTGTACGTGGCGCTCGGCGGACGCAGCAGCGGGGGCGGCGTGCTGGCGCTCCGCGACGCCAACGGCGACGGCCGCGCCGACCAGCAGGAACGCTTCGGCGCCGACGGGGGCACCGGCGTGGCGGTGAGCGGCGGCTGGCTCTACTTCGCGCCGAACGACCGCGTGGTGCGCTGGCGCCTGGCGCCCGGCCGGCTGGCGCCCGCGGGCGAGCCGCAGACGCTCGTCTCCGGGCTGCCGGTCGGCGGGCACACGGCCAAGAACGTGGCGCTCGACGGGCGCGGCGGGCTGTTCGTGAACCTCGGCTCGCTCACCAACGCCTGCCAGCAGGCCGACCGCGAGCGCGGCTCGCCGGGGAAGGACCCGTGCCTGGAGACCGATTCGCGCGCCGGGATCTGGCGCTTCGATGCCAACCGCCCCAACCAGCGCCAGGGCGACGGCGTGCACTGGGCGCGCGGCATCCGCAACGCCATGGGGCTGGCCTTCGCGCCGGGCGGCCAGCTGTACGCCACGCAGCACGGCCGCGACCAGCTGCACGACAACTGGCCCGCGCTGTACGACGACCGGAAGAGCGCCGAGAACCCCGCCGAGGAGTTCTTCTCCGTCAACCGCGGCGACGACTTCGGCTGGCCGTACTGCTTCTACGACGTCGACCAGCGCAAGCTCGTCCTCGCGCCGGAATACGGCGGGCGCGGCACAGAGGTGGGCCGCTGCGCGCGGGCCAAGGCGCCGCTGGTGGCGTTCCCCGGCCACTGGGCGCCGGAGTCGCTGGTGTTCTACACGGGCACGCAGTTCCCCGCGCGTTACCGCGGCGGCGCGTTCGTCGCGTTCCACGGCTCGTGGAACCGCGCGCCGCTCCCGCAGGCGGGCTACCGCGTGGCCTTCGTCCCCATGAGCGGCGGCCGTGCGGGCGCGTACGAGACCTTCGCCGACGCCACGCCCGCCGGCGGCGCCCGTCCCGCGCACCGGCCGATGGGGCTCGCCGTCGCCCCCGACGGCTCGCTTTACGTCACCGACGACACGGGCGGGCGGATCTGGCGCATCTTCTACCGCGGCCGGTAA
- a CDS encoding secondary thiamine-phosphate synthase enzyme YjbQ: MEIVQLRTTRRCEMLDVTTQLQAVVGRSGVREGVVVAQSLHTTAGLTINENADPDVRHDLLSKLQQLVPHDEVFYRHGEGNSDSHLKTSFFGPSVTVIVSGGRLLLGRWQGVYFCEFDGPREREVAVQVVGAAG; encoded by the coding sequence ATGGAGATCGTGCAGCTGCGCACCACGCGCCGGTGCGAGATGCTCGACGTCACCACGCAGCTCCAGGCGGTGGTCGGGCGCTCGGGCGTGCGCGAAGGCGTGGTGGTCGCGCAGTCGCTGCACACCACGGCAGGGCTCACCATCAACGAGAACGCCGACCCCGACGTGCGGCACGACCTCCTCTCCAAGCTCCAGCAGCTCGTCCCCCACGACGAGGTCTTCTACCGCCACGGCGAGGGAAACAGCGACAGCCACCTGAAGACCAGCTTCTTCGGGCCGTCGGTGACGGTGATCGTGAGCGGGGGGAGGCTGCTGCTGGGGCGGTGGCAGGGGGTGTACTTCTGCGAGTTCGACGGCCCGCGCGAGCGCGAGGTGGCCGTGCAGGTCGTCGGCGCGGCGGGGTGA